In one Chitinophaga sancti genomic region, the following are encoded:
- a CDS encoding glycoside hydrolase family 35 protein, whose product MKKLSVAIIALMALWIQGMGQSQHTFALGDSAFLLDGHPFQMISGEIHYPRVPREAWRARIQMAKAMGLNTIGTYVFWNVHEPEKGHYEFSGNNDIAEFVKIAKEEGMYVVLRPSPYVCAEWEFGGYPYWLQNEKGLVVRSKDPHYLEAYRNYIHAVGKQLAPLQVNHGGNILMVQIENEYGSYSDDKDYLDINRKMFIEAGFDGLLFTCDPEAAIVNGHLPGLLPAINGQDNPVKVKKLIRENHGGKGPFYIAEWYPAWFDWWGTKHHTVPYQQYLGRLDSVLSAGISINMYMFHGGTTRGFMNGANANDKDPYEPQTSSYDYDAPLDEAGNATEKFMQFRAVIAKHLQPGQTLPEVPAKRGVTTIPAVQLTKSAGIFSLLPAAVKHTTPMTFEDLKQAYGFVLYRTTVDGGKTGLLKINALRDYGIVFVNGKRVGTLDRRLKQDSLQVTLPKGKVRLEILVENLGRINFGPYLLQNKKGITESVVFGGKELKGWEMYSLPFSSVPVVKAGKAGVNEPVLREGSFKVNKVGDTYLDMSQWGKGVVWVNGHNLGRYWEVGPQQTVFVPAEWLKQGENSIAVLELIKTEVQVVRGVDHAILDEVK is encoded by the coding sequence ATGAAAAAACTAAGTGTAGCGATCATCGCCCTGATGGCTTTATGGATACAGGGGATGGGGCAGTCTCAACACACCTTTGCATTGGGAGACAGTGCTTTTTTACTGGACGGACATCCTTTTCAGATGATTTCGGGGGAGATCCACTATCCCCGGGTACCTCGTGAAGCATGGCGAGCACGTATTCAAATGGCGAAAGCAATGGGTTTGAATACGATTGGTACTTATGTATTCTGGAATGTGCATGAACCGGAAAAAGGGCATTATGAGTTCTCGGGAAATAATGACATTGCGGAATTTGTAAAGATCGCAAAAGAAGAAGGGATGTATGTAGTACTGCGTCCAAGTCCCTATGTGTGTGCGGAATGGGAGTTTGGTGGCTACCCTTACTGGTTACAGAATGAGAAAGGCCTGGTGGTAAGAAGTAAAGATCCGCATTACCTGGAGGCGTACCGCAATTATATCCATGCAGTGGGTAAGCAGCTGGCCCCCTTGCAGGTGAATCATGGTGGTAATATCCTGATGGTGCAGATTGAGAATGAATATGGTTCTTACTCAGATGATAAAGATTATTTAGATATCAACAGGAAGATGTTCATCGAAGCTGGTTTTGATGGATTACTGTTTACCTGCGATCCGGAAGCCGCGATTGTGAACGGACATTTACCGGGCTTATTACCAGCTATAAACGGGCAGGATAACCCGGTGAAGGTAAAGAAACTGATCCGCGAGAATCATGGCGGGAAAGGACCTTTTTATATTGCTGAGTGGTATCCTGCATGGTTTGACTGGTGGGGTACAAAACATCATACGGTGCCTTATCAGCAATACCTGGGCAGATTGGATAGTGTGCTGAGTGCAGGTATTTCTATCAATATGTATATGTTCCATGGCGGTACTACGCGTGGATTTATGAATGGTGCAAATGCGAATGATAAGGATCCTTATGAGCCGCAGACAAGTAGTTATGACTATGACGCACCATTGGATGAAGCGGGGAATGCAACAGAGAAATTTATGCAGTTCCGCGCAGTGATTGCAAAGCATTTGCAGCCAGGGCAGACATTGCCTGAGGTGCCGGCGAAGAGAGGTGTGACTACCATTCCTGCTGTACAGCTGACAAAATCTGCGGGTATTTTCAGTTTATTGCCAGCGGCCGTGAAGCATACTACGCCAATGACTTTTGAAGATTTGAAACAGGCGTATGGTTTTGTTTTATATAGAACAACAGTAGATGGTGGTAAAACCGGTTTACTGAAGATTAATGCACTGAGAGATTACGGAATTGTGTTTGTGAATGGAAAGAGAGTGGGTACGCTGGATAGGAGATTGAAGCAGGATAGTTTGCAGGTGACATTGCCAAAAGGTAAGGTGCGCCTGGAGATCCTGGTGGAGAATCTGGGAAGGATCAATTTTGGACCATATTTATTACAGAATAAAAAGGGGATTACAGAGAGCGTGGTATTTGGAGGAAAAGAGCTGAAGGGATGGGAGATGTATTCTTTGCCGTTTAGTTCCGTGCCTGTAGTGAAGGCGGGTAAGGCAGGTGTGAATGAGCCGGTGTTGAGAGAGGGTAGTTTTAAGGTGAATAAGGTGGGTGATACTTACCTGGATATGAGCCAGTGGGGAAAAGGTGTAGTGTGGGTGAATGGACATAACCTGGGCAGGTATTGGGAAGTAGGGCCGCAGCAAACAGTGTTTGTGCCGGCAGAGTGGTTGAAGCAGGGAGAAAATAGTATTGCAGTATTGGAGTTGATAAAAACGGAAGTACAGGTCGTGAGGGGGGTAGATCATGCTATTTTGGATGAGGTAAAATAG
- a CDS encoding SusC/RagA family TonB-linked outer membrane protein, producing MRIKGFLCLMVLMCHVFTFSLFAQSTKVTGTVKDESGQSIPGATIKIRGGGGTVADIDGTFTIMANKGQKLIITAVGYETKEVAVDGAPIHVQLGNDKKILTEFVVTGTGSPTSRRKLGISVESVSAEKLAGAATSIDQALVGKIPGAQISTVSGNPSDPVNILLRGVNTIQGGTRPLIILDGVQVAATDFNSLDLSNVERVEVIQGAASAALYGAQGANGVIQLFTKKGRAGKMEVNYSTSYSFNNYINSGGVTKANKHPWLTDANNNVVDANGNLLALDKYGDYSGISYSYGGATRYAMLNPNNVADKPYNMNLKYYDHFKEMFLTGSTWNNAINFSGGTDKTDFNMAFANNHTLSPVMHNGYVDRTNLTANIGTEVFKGFHIRSATQVIYTKNTLTPGLGAPGGYLYGRGNVAGNVNNIYSFLNTSPFFSLKWKMADGHSPAFQTADFLSINAFNPYYVQEYASGLDNKIDIVQSVNANYQINHFLELDAKYGINYRNERATWTYLNQTGNANAVYWDTKSSNFASDRTGEIDQWNYTTTFQNFLGSAYFRTDFKKDFGWNLPIQTTTLASYDYRQRKYREYDIYGLGLPTTAPINLASASALYVAPMSSSTTEPTNGDYQETFVTFGYLIDQKIDIGDWAGVSGGFRSDWSSTFGSGTKPFTFPHVNGYILPSSFNFWNGLEHAIPYFKIRSAYGEAGTQPGVTDRYPTLNQGALGSGLYYSNPATAQNPNLKVEVSKEFEVGTDFSVTLFNGDWLSAVNGSFTYWTRKAQNVIYRVSAALSTGGTSVLTNAIDMSSKGIQFQVNLPVYKSRDFSWDFTTNFGKQTSMIDNIRGGADIILTSAAGSTALTLTAGRKIGQIYGYKALKSLDAVKGNGGKYISDADRGKYEIVEGRVVDTATKAIQFEESASSFGDPNPKFNASFINQFTYKNFLTLSFQFDWVYGSHLYNQTKEWMYRDGIDGDFSKPVTINGRRAAYTAYYGSAYSSSWGSLYGPGNNATKDYFYEDASFLRLRNVSLGFDLARFLHSQKFNKLQVIFTGRNLLTVTKYNGFDPEISSGAANSSFDRGIDHSTIPNMRSYQVGLNVGF from the coding sequence ATGAGAATCAAGGGTTTTCTATGCCTTATGGTACTGATGTGCCATGTCTTTACGTTTTCATTATTTGCACAATCAACCAAAGTCACCGGTACCGTTAAAGATGAATCGGGGCAATCCATTCCAGGTGCTACTATTAAAATTAGAGGGGGTGGTGGTACGGTCGCCGATATAGATGGCACTTTTACTATCATGGCCAATAAAGGCCAGAAGCTCATCATCACAGCTGTTGGCTACGAAACAAAAGAAGTCGCTGTAGATGGTGCACCTATTCATGTACAACTGGGGAACGACAAAAAGATCTTAACAGAATTTGTTGTCACTGGTACAGGAAGCCCTACCAGCAGGAGAAAACTTGGTATCTCGGTAGAATCTGTTTCTGCTGAGAAACTGGCCGGTGCTGCTACCAGCATTGACCAGGCATTGGTAGGTAAGATTCCGGGTGCACAGATTTCTACTGTGAGTGGTAACCCCAGCGATCCTGTGAACATATTGCTCAGGGGTGTAAATACAATTCAGGGAGGCACCAGGCCACTCATCATCTTAGATGGTGTACAGGTAGCTGCTACTGACTTCAATAGCCTCGATCTCTCCAACGTTGAAAGGGTGGAAGTGATCCAGGGGGCTGCTTCTGCGGCATTATATGGTGCACAGGGAGCAAATGGTGTAATACAGCTCTTTACTAAAAAAGGAAGAGCTGGTAAAATGGAGGTAAACTATTCTACCAGTTACTCCTTTAATAATTACATCAACAGCGGTGGTGTAACCAAAGCTAATAAACATCCCTGGCTCACAGATGCAAACAACAATGTAGTTGATGCCAATGGCAATCTCCTGGCCCTTGATAAGTACGGCGATTATTCCGGTATCAGTTATTCTTATGGCGGTGCCACCCGGTATGCCATGCTGAATCCTAACAACGTTGCTGACAAGCCTTATAACATGAATTTGAAATACTATGACCACTTCAAAGAAATGTTTTTAACAGGTAGTACCTGGAACAATGCGATCAACTTTAGTGGCGGTACTGATAAGACAGATTTCAATATGGCATTCGCCAATAACCATACCTTAAGTCCGGTGATGCATAACGGTTATGTGGATCGCACAAACCTGACTGCAAACATTGGTACCGAGGTATTCAAAGGATTCCATATCCGCTCTGCTACACAGGTTATCTACACCAAAAATACACTGACACCCGGCCTCGGGGCTCCTGGTGGTTACCTTTACGGCAGAGGTAACGTGGCAGGTAATGTCAACAACATCTACAGTTTCCTGAACACTTCTCCTTTCTTCAGTTTAAAATGGAAAATGGCAGATGGACATTCTCCTGCTTTTCAGACCGCCGACTTCTTAAGTATCAATGCATTTAACCCCTACTACGTACAGGAGTATGCGTCCGGCCTGGATAATAAAATTGATATCGTACAAAGTGTGAATGCCAATTACCAGATCAACCACTTCCTGGAACTGGATGCGAAGTATGGCATCAACTATAGAAATGAACGCGCAACATGGACCTACCTTAACCAGACCGGGAATGCGAATGCCGTGTACTGGGATACCAAATCTTCTAACTTTGCCAGTGACCGTACCGGTGAAATTGATCAGTGGAATTATACCACTACTTTCCAGAACTTTTTGGGTAGTGCCTATTTCAGGACTGATTTTAAGAAAGACTTTGGCTGGAATCTGCCTATCCAGACAACCACACTGGCATCATATGATTACCGCCAGAGAAAGTATAGAGAATACGACATCTATGGTTTAGGATTGCCTACTACTGCTCCTATTAACCTGGCCTCTGCTTCCGCCCTGTATGTAGCACCGATGTCTTCCTCTACTACTGAACCTACTAATGGTGATTACCAGGAGACGTTTGTGACCTTCGGTTACCTCATCGATCAGAAGATTGATATCGGTGACTGGGCAGGTGTTTCCGGTGGATTCAGAAGTGACTGGTCTTCTACTTTTGGTAGTGGTACCAAGCCTTTTACTTTCCCTCACGTAAACGGTTATATCCTGCCTTCTTCCTTTAATTTCTGGAATGGGCTGGAACATGCTATTCCTTATTTTAAGATCCGTTCTGCATATGGTGAGGCTGGTACACAGCCTGGTGTTACTGACAGGTACCCTACCCTGAACCAGGGGGCATTGGGTTCAGGGCTGTATTATTCCAATCCTGCTACTGCACAGAACCCTAATTTGAAGGTAGAAGTTTCTAAAGAGTTTGAAGTAGGTACAGACTTCTCTGTTACCCTGTTCAATGGTGACTGGCTGAGTGCTGTGAACGGATCATTTACATACTGGACACGTAAGGCACAGAATGTTATTTACAGGGTAAGTGCGGCATTGTCTACAGGTGGTACATCTGTGTTGACGAATGCTATTGATATGTCTTCAAAAGGTATTCAGTTCCAGGTAAATCTGCCGGTGTATAAGTCAAGAGATTTCAGTTGGGATTTCACCACCAATTTTGGTAAGCAGACATCTATGATTGACAATATCCGTGGTGGTGCAGATATCATCCTGACATCTGCTGCGGGCAGTACTGCACTGACGCTGACAGCAGGCCGTAAGATCGGTCAGATCTATGGCTACAAGGCATTGAAAAGCCTGGATGCTGTGAAAGGTAATGGTGGTAAATACATTTCTGACGCTGACAGAGGCAAGTATGAAATAGTAGAGGGTCGTGTAGTAGATACTGCTACCAAAGCGATTCAGTTTGAAGAAAGCGCCTCTTCTTTTGGTGATCCGAATCCAAAATTTAATGCATCATTTATCAACCAGTTTACCTATAAGAATTTCCTGACATTGTCTTTCCAGTTTGACTGGGTATATGGCAGTCATCTATACAACCAGACCAAAGAGTGGATGTACCGTGATGGTATAGATGGCGACTTCTCCAAACCGGTTACAATCAATGGCAGAAGAGCCGCTTATACTGCTTATTATGGTAGTGCATATTCCAGTTCATGGGGTAGTCTTTATGGACCGGGTAACAATGCTACCAAGGATTATTTTTATGAAGATGCTTCTTTCCTGCGTCTGAGAAACGTTTCCTTAGGATTTGACCTGGCAAGGTTCCTGCATTCGCAAAAGTTCAACAAGCTGCAGGTAATTTTTACAGGCAGAAACCTGCTGACAGTGACGAAGTATAATGGTTTTGATCCTGAGATCAGTTCTGGTGCTGCTAATTCATCATTCGACAGAGGAATTGATCATAGTACCATTCCAAACATGAGATCATATCAGGTAGGCTTAAATGTAGGATTCTAA
- a CDS encoding RagB/SusD family nutrient uptake outer membrane protein, translated as MKKIQYFIFLLALGFMSCKKNYLDIVPTDRVSDASVLTDSLLFVDYVINRYMGVKLQDKEGEGTPPGFGRGFEYAMWSSLTDESIYNNDDNTWLIQQGLLAPENTGIAGTLWGRSYRSIREVNYALNSLPVVQMSEGLRNKLRGELHFIRGFRYHDLIRNYGGVVMMGDKVYNLTDNLNDPALFNRATLQESMDYAIKELDSAAYYLPATNGGDWALGRATKGAALALKSRLALYAASPLYNVGSWATAAAAAKAVMDLGQYSIDADYGGLFKNSASKEIIFERLYVIGTRHTCLEIANGANGYGGWAGNSPLQNLVDAYEMNNGKPITDVTSGYSDTKPYVNRDARFYATILYNGAAYRNSTIETFTPGGKDSQDGNSNWNTSKTGYYLKKFMDDSNPIDNPWNIAGLQPWIYMRYAEVLLNYAEAQNEAVGPDASVYAAVNQVRQRSSVNQPALAAGMTQDEMRTAIRRERQVELAFEEHRFYDVRRWKIANTTDNVAAGGMSVAKNADGTFTYTRKIALAGRAFADKNYWLPIPRSEIQASNGKLTQNTGY; from the coding sequence ATGAAAAAGATCCAATATTTTATATTCCTTCTTGCATTAGGATTTATGTCCTGTAAGAAGAACTATCTGGATATCGTACCAACCGACCGTGTTTCTGATGCTTCGGTATTAACTGATTCCCTTTTATTTGTTGATTATGTGATCAACCGTTACATGGGTGTAAAGCTCCAGGATAAGGAAGGAGAAGGTACACCTCCCGGATTTGGAAGAGGGTTTGAGTACGCAATGTGGAGCTCTCTCACAGATGAATCTATTTATAATAATGATGATAATACCTGGCTGATCCAACAGGGCTTGCTGGCTCCCGAGAACACAGGTATTGCTGGTACATTATGGGGCAGGAGTTATCGTAGTATCAGGGAAGTGAATTATGCGCTGAACAGTTTACCTGTTGTTCAGATGAGTGAAGGTCTGCGCAATAAACTGAGAGGCGAACTGCATTTCATTCGTGGTTTCCGTTATCATGACCTGATCCGTAACTATGGTGGTGTAGTGATGATGGGTGATAAGGTGTATAACCTGACTGACAACCTGAATGACCCTGCTTTGTTCAACCGTGCTACCCTCCAGGAATCTATGGACTATGCCATAAAAGAGCTGGATTCAGCAGCCTATTATCTGCCGGCCACCAATGGCGGTGACTGGGCATTGGGCCGGGCTACAAAAGGTGCTGCGCTGGCACTGAAGTCAAGGCTGGCATTGTATGCAGCTAGTCCTCTTTACAATGTGGGTTCATGGGCAACTGCTGCTGCGGCTGCAAAAGCAGTCATGGATCTGGGTCAATATTCTATTGATGCAGATTATGGCGGACTATTTAAAAATTCCGCGAGTAAAGAGATCATTTTCGAAAGGTTATATGTGATTGGTACAAGGCATACCTGCCTGGAAATTGCCAATGGTGCGAATGGTTATGGTGGCTGGGCCGGTAATTCACCATTACAGAACCTGGTAGATGCTTATGAAATGAATAATGGTAAGCCGATTACAGATGTCACTTCAGGTTATAGCGATACCAAGCCATATGTAAACAGGGATGCCCGTTTTTATGCAACTATTTTGTACAACGGCGCAGCCTACAGGAATAGTACGATTGAAACCTTTACACCCGGTGGAAAGGATAGCCAGGATGGTAATTCTAACTGGAATACATCCAAGACAGGTTATTACCTGAAGAAGTTCATGGACGATAGCAATCCGATTGACAACCCATGGAATATCGCTGGATTACAGCCATGGATCTATATGCGTTATGCAGAGGTACTGCTGAACTATGCTGAAGCACAGAATGAGGCAGTAGGTCCGGATGCATCAGTATATGCTGCTGTGAACCAGGTACGCCAGCGTAGCAGTGTAAATCAGCCTGCGCTTGCTGCGGGTATGACACAGGACGAGATGAGAACGGCTATCAGAAGGGAAAGACAGGTAGAGCTGGCATTTGAAGAGCATCGTTTCTATGATGTGAGAAGATGGAAGATTGCCAACACTACAGATAATGTGGCTGCTGGTGGTATGTCTGTGGCCAAAAATGCGGATGGTACATTTACCTATACCAGGAAGATTGCGCTGGCAGGTCGTGCATTTGCTGACAAAAACTATTGGCTGCCAATTCCAAGATCAGAGATCCAGGCTTCCAATGGTAAGTTGACCCAGAACACAGGTTATTGA
- a CDS encoding SusC/RagA family TonB-linked outer membrane protein — protein sequence MKKVLHRHVRQLPLFLRLSMLIIFMFPVFMAHAQVGKISGRVVAGGQPVPGVTVKVKGTNQGAVTDINGQYSVTAKQGDTLIFNHMSYTPQSIAVAGTAVNATLTEVAQNVGEVVVVGYGVQKKATLTGSISVVKGADIVKSPQPNVSNSLAGRFSGVIANNRAGEPGYDNSNIYIRGLATSNNNDVLVVVDGVPGQIGGLSRLDPNDIESISVLKDASAAVYGSRAANGVILVTTKRGKTGKPAINYSFNQGFSSPTRLPKMADAATFAQIQNEIAYYTSPTGGMNQFYSDAQIQKYKDGSDPLNYPNTDWQKVVLNKSASQQQHNLSVSGGNESVKYFTSLGMISQDGLYRNGATKYDQYNFRSNIDADITKRLKVSLYLSGREEDRNYPISGAGDIFRAIYRAYPTVAAYFPNGLPTYGIEGANPALLGTDIGGTTRNPTQVFNGILKGVYQIPGVEGLSVDGFYSIDKSWNFQKSFSKPYSVYIYHSDTDSYEKKIQGGSNGLATLSEGQLNRMMMTSNIKLNYARQFGAHNISAFVAYEQAKTSQDSLGAYRQNFPSTATPELSQGGPANADKNNYGNSYNFTRKSYISRVTYNYKEKYLLEGQARIDESSTFGSGHRRGFFPSVSAGYRISQEPFFKNIKFINDLKLRASYGSLGNDNILLFQYFENYSFNNQYVIGDAVHAGIDLTKLANPVVSWEVAKKLDVGLNAIFLDHFNMEFIYFKQKRTKILTQRNASIPATSGIVNPNGSDPLVPAENIGQINSGGIEATLGYSNVTSGGVSYGINANFTYAKSKIIYIDEAASVLDYQRQTGHPLNTYLLYNTLGIFRTQADLDKYPHLSNAKLGDLIYEDYNKDGKINANDQTRSQYGNIPEITYGVLLNAGYKGFDASVVFAGQTRVSQYVLPESGTIGNFYSSWADNRWSPTNTGGSYPRVDTRASSSINGGLYSNTFWLNNSSFLRLKNVELGYTINANVLSRARINSLRVFASAYNLFTITHVKDYDPEGNSGSGQFYPQQRIVNLGLNVKF from the coding sequence ATGAAAAAAGTCTTGCACAGGCACGTGCGGCAGTTGCCCTTGTTTCTGCGACTGTCCATGTTAATTATTTTCATGTTCCCTGTATTTATGGCACATGCCCAGGTGGGCAAAATTTCCGGTAGAGTGGTTGCCGGGGGGCAACCAGTTCCGGGTGTAACAGTGAAAGTAAAGGGTACTAATCAAGGGGCGGTGACCGATATTAATGGTCAGTATTCCGTAACCGCTAAGCAGGGTGATACCCTGATTTTTAATCACATGTCTTACACACCTCAGTCTATTGCAGTAGCAGGTACTGCTGTGAATGCAACGTTGACTGAAGTCGCCCAGAATGTGGGTGAGGTGGTGGTAGTAGGTTATGGTGTCCAGAAAAAGGCAACCCTGACCGGATCTATCTCCGTTGTAAAAGGTGCGGATATCGTAAAAAGTCCGCAGCCAAACGTATCTAACTCACTCGCGGGTCGTTTCTCCGGGGTAATTGCCAACAACCGCGCTGGGGAACCGGGTTATGACAACTCTAACATTTACATCAGAGGTCTGGCTACCAGCAACAACAACGATGTATTGGTGGTAGTAGATGGTGTGCCAGGTCAGATTGGTGGTTTATCAAGGCTGGACCCTAACGATATCGAAAGCATCAGCGTACTGAAAGACGCTTCTGCTGCGGTATATGGTAGCCGTGCAGCAAACGGGGTAATTCTTGTAACAACTAAAAGAGGTAAAACTGGTAAACCGGCTATTAACTATAGCTTCAACCAGGGTTTCTCTTCACCTACCCGTTTGCCTAAAATGGCAGATGCAGCCACTTTTGCACAAATCCAGAACGAAATTGCATATTATACCAGTCCTACAGGTGGTATGAATCAGTTCTATAGTGATGCGCAGATTCAGAAATATAAAGATGGCAGTGATCCACTGAACTATCCGAATACTGACTGGCAGAAAGTAGTGCTGAATAAATCAGCGTCACAGCAACAGCATAACCTGTCAGTAAGTGGTGGTAATGAAAGTGTAAAATATTTTACATCACTGGGTATGATCAGCCAGGATGGTTTGTACAGGAATGGTGCAACTAAATATGATCAGTACAATTTCCGTTCTAATATCGATGCAGATATCACAAAGCGACTGAAAGTAAGTTTGTACTTATCTGGTAGAGAAGAAGACCGTAACTATCCTATAAGCGGTGCTGGCGATATCTTCCGCGCTATCTACAGGGCTTACCCTACTGTAGCGGCTTATTTCCCGAACGGACTGCCTACATATGGTATTGAAGGTGCGAACCCTGCCCTGCTGGGAACCGACATTGGAGGTACTACCCGTAACCCTACACAGGTATTCAATGGTATCCTGAAAGGAGTTTATCAGATCCCTGGTGTAGAAGGCTTGTCAGTAGATGGATTTTATTCCATAGATAAATCCTGGAATTTCCAAAAGTCATTTAGCAAGCCTTATTCTGTGTATATCTATCATTCTGATACTGATTCCTATGAAAAGAAAATTCAGGGAGGTTCAAACGGGCTGGCTACTTTGTCAGAAGGACAATTAAACAGAATGATGATGACGTCTAATATCAAGCTGAACTATGCGCGTCAGTTTGGTGCACACAACATCTCTGCATTTGTAGCGTATGAGCAGGCTAAAACTTCTCAGGATTCACTGGGTGCTTATCGTCAGAATTTCCCATCCACTGCTACTCCTGAATTATCTCAGGGTGGTCCAGCTAATGCTGATAAAAATAACTATGGTAACAGTTATAACTTTACCCGTAAGAGTTACATCAGCAGGGTTACTTACAACTACAAAGAAAAATACCTTTTAGAAGGCCAGGCACGTATAGATGAATCTTCCACCTTCGGAAGCGGACACCGCAGAGGTTTCTTCCCTTCTGTATCTGCAGGTTATCGTATTTCACAGGAGCCATTCTTTAAAAATATCAAATTCATCAATGACCTGAAACTTCGTGCTTCATATGGTTCATTGGGTAATGATAATATTCTCCTGTTCCAATATTTTGAGAACTATTCATTCAACAACCAGTATGTAATCGGCGATGCTGTACATGCAGGTATTGATCTGACAAAACTGGCAAACCCGGTTGTTAGCTGGGAAGTAGCGAAGAAACTGGATGTGGGGCTGAATGCTATTTTCCTGGATCATTTTAACATGGAGTTTATCTACTTCAAACAAAAACGTACCAAGATCCTGACACAGCGTAATGCTTCTATTCCTGCAACTTCCGGTATTGTGAATCCTAATGGATCTGATCCGCTGGTACCAGCAGAGAATATTGGCCAGATCAACAGTGGTGGTATTGAGGCGACCTTAGGCTACAGCAATGTAACAAGTGGTGGTGTCAGTTATGGTATCAATGCCAACTTCACTTATGCTAAGAGCAAGATCATTTACATCGACGAAGCTGCCAGTGTACTGGATTACCAACGCCAGACCGGCCATCCGTTGAATACTTACCTGCTGTATAATACGCTTGGTATTTTCAGAACACAGGCAGACCTGGATAAATATCCACACCTGTCAAATGCAAAATTGGGTGATCTGATCTATGAAGATTATAACAAGGATGGAAAAATTAATGCAAACGACCAGACCAGGAGTCAGTATGGTAACATTCCTGAAATTACTTATGGTGTGTTGCTGAACGCTGGTTACAAAGGTTTTGATGCATCTGTAGTATTTGCAGGTCAGACACGTGTAAGTCAGTATGTACTGCCTGAATCCGGTACAATCGGTAATTTCTACAGCAGCTGGGCAGACAACCGCTGGAGCCCAACCAATACTGGTGGTTCTTATCCAAGAGTAGATACCCGTGCTTCTTCTTCTATTAACGGTGGTTTGTATTCAAATACTTTCTGGCTGAATAATTCTTCTTTCCTGCGTTTGAAAAACGTAGAACTGGGCTATACCATCAATGCTAATGTATTGAGCAGAGCCAGGATCAATTCACTGCGTGTATTTGCAAGTGCATACAACCTGTTCACTATTACCCATGTGAAAGATTACGATCCGGAAGGAAATAGCGGCAGTGGACAGTTCTATCCACAACAGCGTATTGTGAACCTGGGGCTGAATGTTAAGTTTTAA